A single genomic interval of Cellvibrio sp. PSBB023 harbors:
- a CDS encoding HU family DNA-binding protein has protein sequence MNKTELIEAIAASADIPKAAAGRALDAVVESITGALKNGDSVVLVGFGTFAVKERAARTGRNPQTGAEIKIAAAKVPGFKPGKALKDAVN, from the coding sequence GTGAACAAAACTGAGCTGATTGAAGCCATCGCCGCATCTGCGGATATTCCTAAAGCGGCTGCCGGACGTGCATTGGACGCAGTGGTTGAGAGTATTACCGGTGCCCTCAAAAATGGCGATTCTGTTGTTTTGGTAGGCTTTGGCACCTTTGCGGTTAAAGAGCGTGCTGCCCGTACTGGTCGCAATCCTCAGACCGGTGCTGAGATCAAGATTGCAGCCGCCAAAGTTCCTGGATTCAAGCCAGGTAAAGCTTTGAAAGACGCTGTTAACTAA